From a region of the Hymenobacter jejuensis genome:
- the atpB gene encoding F0F1 ATP synthase subunit A: MKRLLIFLFCILSLPVFAQEPAATQAEATDAEAFSPGEMILHHIGDAHEWHFATLGDEKTGTHFSIPLPVIAYQPSKGLSVFSSSNLAEGKAYNGLKLEHEHLVSEDGSKVYDFSITKNVASLILSAALLLLIFTAVARGYRKNHGSAPKGIQSFFEVIITFIRDEVAKKSIGPKYERYMPYLLTIFFFIWFNNLLGLMPGAANLTGNIAVTMTLALMTLFITLFSSNKNYWAHIFATPGVPKLLLPIMIPVELIGVVVKPFSLMVRLFANITAGHIVILSFISLIFIFKSIFISPVTLAFGLFINVLELLVAILQAYIFTLLTAMYIGGAVEEHHDADLQMGGGDASAPAHGH; encoded by the coding sequence ATGAAGCGTTTACTGATATTCCTATTCTGTATTCTTTCGCTTCCTGTTTTTGCTCAAGAACCAGCCGCCACCCAAGCCGAAGCTACCGACGCGGAGGCTTTCAGCCCCGGCGAAATGATTCTGCACCACATTGGTGATGCGCACGAGTGGCATTTTGCCACGTTGGGCGATGAGAAAACCGGTACTCATTTCTCAATTCCGCTGCCCGTTATTGCTTACCAGCCCAGCAAAGGCCTAAGCGTATTTTCGTCTTCTAATCTCGCCGAAGGCAAGGCTTACAACGGTCTTAAGCTGGAGCACGAGCACCTCGTTTCCGAAGACGGCAGCAAGGTATACGACTTCTCGATCACCAAAAACGTGGCTTCGCTGATCCTCAGCGCCGCGCTGTTGCTGCTGATCTTTACGGCTGTGGCCCGCGGCTACCGCAAAAATCACGGCAGCGCCCCGAAAGGCATTCAGTCCTTCTTTGAGGTCATTATCACCTTCATTCGTGATGAAGTAGCCAAGAAGTCCATCGGGCCGAAGTACGAGCGCTATATGCCGTACCTGCTCACGATTTTCTTCTTTATCTGGTTTAACAACTTGTTGGGCTTGATGCCGGGCGCCGCCAACCTTACCGGCAACATCGCCGTGACCATGACGCTGGCGCTGATGACCTTGTTCATCACGTTGTTTAGCTCAAATAAGAATTACTGGGCACACATCTTTGCTACGCCTGGCGTACCGAAATTGCTTTTGCCCATCATGATCCCGGTTGAATTGATCGGCGTAGTAGTAAAGCCCTTCTCCCTGATGGTTCGTCTTTTTGCCAACATCACGGCGGGCCACATTGTAATTCTGAGCTTCATCAGCCTGATCTTTATTTTCAAGAGTATTTTTATTAGTCCCGTAACGCTGGCTTTCGGTTTGTTTATCAACGTGTTAGAGCTGTTGGTAGCCATTCTTCAAGCCTATATCTTCACGCTGCTGACGGCCATGTACATTGGCGGTGCAGTAGAAGAGCACCACGACGCCGACTTGCAGATGGGCGGTGGCGACGCTTCAGCGCCTGCCCACGGTCACTAA
- the atpE gene encoding ATP synthase F0 subunit C produces the protein MLLSLLLQVANSVGLAVMGAGIGAGLVALGVGLGIGRIGGSAMEAIGRQPEAAGRIQTAMLIVAALIEGLGLFAVVVCLLISFNL, from the coding sequence ATGCTTCTTTCTCTGTTGTTGCAGGTTGCGAATTCTGTTGGTTTAGCTGTAATGGGTGCTGGCATCGGTGCTGGTCTCGTTGCACTTGGTGTTGGTCTGGGTATCGGCCGTATCGGTGGTAGCGCTATGGAGGCTATCGGCCGTCAGCCAGAAGCAGCAGGTCGCATTCAAACGGCTATGCTGATCGTAGCTGCTCTTATTGAAGGTCTGGGTCTGTTCGCAGTTGTAGTCTGCCTGCTGATTTCCTTCAACCTCTAG
- a CDS encoding F0F1 ATP synthase subunit B, with the protein MELITPNLGLIFWQLVIFLIVLFLLAKFAWKPILSSLKEREDSIESALRMADQAKLEMQQLKAGNEKLLAEARLERDRVLKEATDLANKLIEQAKTKATEEGGRMITQAREAIQNEKNAALAEVKNTAAQLSIDIAERILRRELTDANSQKQLVDSYLKAVKLN; encoded by the coding sequence ATGGAACTGATAACCCCCAACTTAGGCCTGATTTTCTGGCAGCTGGTGATTTTTCTCATCGTGCTGTTCTTGCTGGCCAAATTTGCTTGGAAGCCCATCCTCAGCTCGCTGAAGGAGCGGGAAGACTCCATTGAAAGCGCTCTGCGCATGGCCGATCAAGCCAAGCTGGAAATGCAACAGCTGAAAGCTGGCAACGAGAAGCTGCTTGCTGAGGCCCGTTTGGAGCGCGACCGTGTGTTGAAGGAAGCTACGGATTTGGCTAACAAGCTCATCGAGCAGGCCAAAACCAAAGCAACCGAAGAGGGCGGCCGCATGATTACCCAAGCTCGCGAAGCCATCCAAAACGAAAAGAACGCTGCTTTGGCCGAAGTGAAAAACACGGCTGCTCAGCTTTCTATCGACATTGCGGAGCGCATTTTGCGCCGTGAGTTGACGGACGCTAACTCGCAAAAGCAACTGGTGGACTCCTACCTTAAGGCTGTTAAACTGAATTAG